One segment of Anatilimnocola aggregata DNA contains the following:
- a CDS encoding DUF1501 domain-containing protein, whose translation MKRKLFCSNQISAVSRRHALKSLSAGFGFLAFAGLASAHAAEERKGSLLAPRAPHFEPKAKHVIFLCMRGGPSHVDTFDYKPRLQQDHGKPSHYGTPWCASHWKFQQHGKSGLWMSELFPNLAKQADEMCLLRGMHCDQPAHAQAYLQMHTGHFQFVRPSMGAWSLYGLGTENQNLPGFISINPTSANGGSQNYGSAFLPAAYQGTKFTVADSSARNRRIDQLRRGEVNPYGINNAVNKQLSKPVQRAQLDLIASVNRDKLSRDKHNPIIEGAIENFELGFRMQEAVPGVMDLSKETKETLAMYGIEEDPTDGFGRQCLLARRFVEAGVRFIELGHGTWDQHSNLQTALADNCAETDKPIAGMIADLKRRDLLKDTLIIWGGEFGRTPYSPDGNGRDHNHKGYTTWLAGGGVKGGFAYGATDDHGYEAVAGKMHIHDWHATILHLLGFDHERLTYRYGGREMRLTEVAGSVAKAIIA comes from the coding sequence ATGAAACGAAAACTGTTTTGCTCAAACCAGATCTCGGCCGTTTCGCGGCGACACGCGCTCAAGTCCCTCTCGGCAGGTTTCGGCTTCCTGGCGTTCGCCGGCTTGGCGTCTGCGCATGCTGCTGAGGAAAGGAAAGGCTCGCTATTGGCTCCCCGCGCGCCGCACTTTGAACCGAAGGCGAAGCACGTGATCTTCCTCTGCATGCGCGGCGGGCCATCGCACGTTGACACGTTCGACTACAAACCGCGGCTTCAGCAAGATCACGGAAAGCCGTCGCACTACGGGACTCCTTGGTGCGCGTCGCATTGGAAGTTTCAACAGCACGGCAAGAGCGGTCTGTGGATGTCGGAGCTGTTCCCGAACCTGGCTAAGCAAGCGGACGAGATGTGCTTGTTGCGGGGAATGCACTGCGATCAGCCGGCACATGCGCAAGCGTACTTGCAAATGCACACCGGGCACTTTCAGTTCGTGCGGCCATCGATGGGAGCTTGGTCGCTGTACGGATTGGGTACTGAAAATCAAAACCTGCCCGGTTTTATCTCGATCAATCCGACCTCAGCCAACGGGGGATCCCAGAATTACGGCAGTGCCTTTCTGCCGGCCGCCTATCAAGGGACCAAATTCACCGTCGCCGACAGCAGCGCTCGCAACCGCCGTATCGATCAACTGCGGCGAGGCGAAGTGAATCCCTACGGCATTAACAATGCGGTCAACAAACAACTTTCCAAGCCTGTTCAGCGTGCGCAGCTAGATCTGATCGCATCCGTGAACCGAGACAAGCTGTCACGCGACAAGCACAACCCCATCATTGAAGGAGCAATCGAAAACTTCGAACTCGGCTTCCGCATGCAGGAAGCAGTGCCTGGAGTGATGGATCTGTCAAAAGAGACGAAAGAAACGCTCGCGATGTACGGCATCGAAGAGGATCCGACAGACGGTTTCGGCCGCCAGTGCTTGCTGGCTCGCCGTTTCGTGGAGGCCGGCGTCCGTTTCATCGAACTGGGACATGGCACTTGGGACCAGCACAGTAACCTGCAAACGGCGCTGGCCGATAACTGTGCCGAGACGGACAAGCCCATCGCCGGAATGATCGCCGACTTGAAGCGTCGGGACTTGCTGAAAGACACGCTCATCATTTGGGGTGGTGAATTCGGCCGCACTCCCTACTCGCCCGACGGAAACGGCCGCGACCACAATCACAAAGGCTACACGACGTGGCTGGCCGGCGGCGGTGTCAAAGGCGGGTTCGCGTATGGCGCGACCGACGATCACGGCTATGAGGCCGTCGCAGGCAAGATGCACATTCACGACTGGCACGCCACGATTCTGCACCTCCTTGGTTTCGATCACGAGCGACTCACCTACCGTTACGGCGGCCGAGAGATGCGACTCACGGAAGTGGCGGGTTCCGTAGCCAAAGCGATTATCGCCTAA
- a CDS encoding PSD1 and planctomycete cytochrome C domain-containing protein gives MQHKFSILIAFCLLFPTLVRAQETDRAKTEFFEAKIRPALVAHCYECHSTKSGKSRGSLKVDSRDALLAGGDTGPAVVARSLEKSLLFKAITHDGDFQMPPKGKLPDEVIADFRKWILMGAPDPRVTEINPAVKTVIDVEKGREYWAYRPLVRPEPPSSSNSSWVRTPIDQFTIAKLDEHKLKPVDDAPLRLLVRRLYFVLTGLPPTPEEIEDWTKRIETQPSEMARRDALAELVDQQLESPQYGERWGRHWMDVARFAESTGGDQNNVFQHAWRYRDWVIDAFSSDKPYDQFIREQIAGDLLPIANDQEWADNVIATGFLAVGTKLVGEEDQQKFFADLVDEQIDATTRAFLATSVACARCHDHKFDPIPQSDYYALAGIFRSTETHYGLLKAQARQATTLLDLTGLGPPAGTPELNAEEYAALVKKRDDAAQVIADAMKKIRAGENVFRGLLRKYRSDRDETEAALQAYSNRGQPRVFAMGTQDRDLPLATRLLVRGELDKPAQSVPRGVLQVLSPRGKHSLPTVSKGSGRLELANWIASHQNPLTARVMSNRVWHWMFGRGLVRTVDDFGSTGDRPTHPELLDYLAIRFIQNGWSTKKLIREIALSRTWQLSTSFDEDNFAVDPDNQYLWRMHQRRLEGEAVRDAMLVVGGNLDLKRQPGTLLRDVGEGNVGQNVFEPVIRAIDSHRRSVYLPRVRGVLPEVLELFDAPDASLVAGSREQTSSPLQSLYLMNNPFVQRQAEGLSQRIAKRPPSEQIEYAYLLALGRKPREEEKQLANSFLDDVGSARLSTQQKLTAYCQALICTTEFCSID, from the coding sequence ATGCAACATAAGTTCTCGATACTCATCGCATTCTGCTTGCTTTTTCCGACGCTCGTGCGTGCGCAGGAGACCGATCGCGCAAAGACCGAATTCTTTGAAGCAAAGATCCGTCCCGCATTGGTAGCTCATTGTTACGAATGCCATTCGACAAAGTCTGGCAAGTCGCGGGGTAGCCTGAAAGTCGACTCACGCGATGCTCTGCTGGCTGGCGGTGACACGGGGCCGGCGGTTGTCGCGCGTTCGTTGGAAAAGAGCTTGTTGTTTAAGGCGATCACTCACGATGGTGATTTCCAAATGCCTCCCAAAGGAAAACTGCCTGACGAAGTGATCGCTGACTTTCGTAAGTGGATTCTGATGGGAGCGCCCGACCCGCGCGTCACTGAAATCAACCCCGCCGTGAAAACGGTCATTGACGTCGAAAAGGGGCGTGAATATTGGGCGTACCGCCCCCTGGTTCGACCCGAGCCGCCGAGCAGCTCCAATTCGTCCTGGGTACGGACGCCGATCGACCAGTTTACTATTGCGAAGCTCGACGAACACAAGCTGAAGCCGGTTGATGACGCGCCGCTAAGATTGCTTGTTCGCCGTCTGTACTTCGTGCTCACCGGCCTGCCGCCTACGCCCGAAGAAATCGAAGACTGGACGAAAAGGATCGAAACGCAACCGTCCGAAATGGCAAGGCGCGACGCTCTTGCCGAACTCGTCGATCAACAGCTCGAATCGCCGCAGTACGGCGAGCGCTGGGGGCGGCACTGGATGGACGTGGCCCGCTTTGCCGAGTCGACCGGCGGCGATCAGAACAACGTGTTTCAGCACGCCTGGCGGTATCGAGACTGGGTGATCGACGCTTTCAGCAGCGACAAACCATACGACCAATTCATCCGCGAACAGATAGCCGGCGACCTGCTGCCGATCGCTAACGATCAGGAGTGGGCCGATAACGTGATCGCCACCGGCTTCCTCGCGGTGGGCACAAAGCTTGTTGGCGAAGAGGATCAACAGAAATTCTTCGCGGATTTAGTAGATGAGCAGATCGACGCCACGACGCGGGCGTTCCTGGCGACGAGCGTGGCTTGCGCACGATGCCACGATCACAAGTTCGATCCGATTCCACAGTCCGATTATTACGCGCTGGCGGGAATCTTCCGCTCGACCGAAACGCATTACGGTCTGCTGAAAGCGCAGGCACGACAAGCCACAACCCTGCTCGATTTGACTGGCCTGGGGCCACCGGCGGGAACTCCGGAACTCAACGCGGAGGAATACGCAGCGCTTGTCAAAAAACGTGATGATGCCGCCCAGGTAATCGCAGATGCAATGAAGAAGATCCGCGCCGGCGAAAATGTCTTTCGGGGACTGCTCCGTAAATATCGGTCAGATCGTGATGAGACTGAAGCGGCACTGCAAGCTTACTCAAATCGCGGACAGCCTCGCGTGTTTGCGATGGGGACGCAGGATCGCGACCTCCCTTTGGCGACTCGGTTGCTAGTGCGCGGCGAACTTGACAAGCCAGCGCAAAGCGTCCCACGTGGTGTGCTGCAAGTGCTGAGTCCGCGTGGAAAGCACTCTTTGCCCACAGTGAGCAAGGGAAGCGGACGATTAGAATTGGCGAATTGGATCGCGTCGCATCAGAATCCGCTCACTGCCCGCGTCATGTCCAATCGGGTATGGCATTGGATGTTCGGCCGTGGCCTCGTGCGGACGGTTGACGATTTCGGCTCGACCGGTGACAGACCCACGCACCCGGAACTGCTTGATTACCTGGCAATTCGCTTCATACAGAATGGCTGGTCAACGAAAAAGCTGATTCGCGAAATCGCCCTCTCGCGGACCTGGCAACTTTCGACCTCGTTCGACGAGGACAACTTTGCCGTCGATCCCGACAATCAATATCTCTGGCGAATGCACCAGCGACGCCTGGAGGGCGAGGCGGTTCGCGACGCCATGTTGGTCGTCGGCGGCAATCTCGATTTGAAGCGGCAGCCGGGCACTTTGCTTCGCGACGTGGGCGAAGGTAACGTCGGTCAAAACGTCTTCGAGCCTGTGATTCGCGCGATCGATTCGCACCGCCGATCCGTCTACCTGCCGCGGGTTCGCGGGGTGTTGCCCGAAGTGCTCGAGTTGTTCGACGCGCCAGACGCAAGCCTTGTGGCGGGCTCGCGCGAGCAGACGTCCAGCCCGCTGCAATCGCTCTACTTGATGAACAACCCCTTCGTGCAGCGCCAGGCGGAAGGGCTCTCCCAGCGCATCGCCAAACGCCCGCCAAGCGAACAGATCGAATATGCGTATCTGCTCGCCTTGGGCCGCAAGCCACGCGAGGAAGAAAAGCAGCTTGCCAACTCGTTCCTGGACGACGTTGGTAGCGCCCGTTTAAGCACGCAGCAGAAGTTAACAGCCTATTGTCAGGCGTTAATCTGCACCACGGAGTTCTGTTCGATTGATTGA
- a CDS encoding EF-hand domain-containing protein, which yields MSRLVIAFAAVMLLILSCTKPTHAQGRRPSLQSPSESNPVPAAPMGRGAPGRAPMGQGGASSGPSAMRGGHGHGGQASPLFAALDQNKDGTLSEAELRSAAAVMKALDKDGDGKLSQAECQPAGGGHGHGGTKADPQAEAAATVEKLMTFDKNDDQILTKDELPERMQDLIERADSNGDGMVTNAELKAMALKELAPANPAVGAPGRGRFRQPSSPQRPPVDGDAKE from the coding sequence ATGTCGCGACTTGTAATTGCTTTCGCAGCCGTAATGCTTCTGATTCTGTCTTGCACCAAGCCTACGCATGCTCAGGGACGCAGGCCGTCGCTGCAGTCTCCGAGCGAATCGAATCCTGTCCCCGCAGCACCGATGGGCCGCGGCGCCCCGGGCCGAGCGCCGATGGGTCAAGGCGGAGCATCCAGCGGACCAAGTGCCATGCGAGGTGGTCATGGGCATGGGGGCCAAGCGAGCCCGCTCTTCGCCGCCCTTGATCAGAATAAGGATGGAACACTTTCGGAAGCCGAACTGCGGTCCGCCGCTGCTGTGATGAAGGCGCTCGACAAAGATGGCGATGGGAAACTCTCGCAAGCTGAGTGCCAGCCTGCCGGTGGTGGTCATGGGCATGGAGGAACCAAGGCAGACCCTCAGGCGGAGGCCGCCGCGACCGTGGAAAAGCTGATGACGTTCGACAAAAACGATGACCAAATACTGACGAAGGACGAACTCCCGGAACGCATGCAGGATTTGATTGAACGTGCCGACTCCAACGGTGACGGGATGGTGACGAACGCTGAATTGAAGGCGATGGCCCTGAAAGAACTTGCTCCCGCGAATCCAGCGGTTGGCGCGCCGGGGCGAGGCCGTTTTCGTCAACCGTCGTCGCCGCAGCGGCCTCCGGTAGATGGCGATGCCAAAGAATGA
- a CDS encoding FecR domain-containing protein: MNETELRKLIDLCVTGDITPEQHELLQVELKSNPQARAAFREQLDVEAALRTWAAEDESAGTVTKRQHSAASRSLLARVMLAIAASVAFIAVGWWMWGLRDGNQPQPIVEVPGDAGVNRVVYVGTIGAQHDCVWQDDSTVITGGRFSSRKLSLNSGVAELKFDSGTNVILEGPCEFEILDVGTAKLLAGNVVVHVTELSDGFVLSTPEATIIDEGTEYAVSLGDESTEVHVFDGAILWEPISNDDATATERIESGESRRYSRSQPGRGAGIPIGQRLFVRQIEAEVRNEAGQALLAYDGFENLAGRIQRDRSGFGWSGGWQSGRRGRGQLGEIINTPSDTVFGIERSGRRLLRLSAGEAIVRDFEKPLPLDTGNAYYVSFLLRRSAVNELSESAANEFFELALINDGERTGHRSRKWFTFGITSARQPFIKSVGTIASAARVIDVDEHYFCIGKILVTHDQVTTSFRIYDSSESLDTHEPPAWTVVGSTGPCDFRLAGVRIGTAQDAKYDIDELKIGTTWMSVVATPSDGKKPSENGID, from the coding sequence ATGAACGAAACAGAACTTCGAAAACTGATTGACCTTTGTGTTACCGGCGACATCACGCCGGAGCAGCACGAGCTCTTGCAGGTGGAACTGAAATCGAATCCCCAAGCTCGCGCCGCTTTCCGCGAGCAGCTCGACGTGGAAGCTGCGCTGCGCACCTGGGCGGCGGAGGACGAGAGTGCAGGCACCGTAACTAAGCGCCAGCATAGTGCTGCGAGCCGAAGTCTTTTGGCGCGAGTCATGCTCGCCATTGCGGCATCGGTCGCATTTATCGCTGTCGGCTGGTGGATGTGGGGACTTCGTGATGGCAATCAACCGCAGCCGATCGTCGAAGTGCCCGGCGATGCCGGTGTCAATCGCGTGGTTTATGTTGGAACCATCGGGGCACAGCACGATTGCGTCTGGCAAGACGATTCGACCGTGATTACTGGCGGCAGGTTTTCGTCGCGGAAGTTATCGCTTAACTCCGGTGTTGCGGAATTGAAGTTCGATTCCGGCACGAACGTGATTTTGGAAGGCCCGTGTGAATTTGAAATCCTTGACGTTGGCACCGCCAAGTTGTTGGCAGGAAACGTTGTCGTGCATGTCACCGAACTGTCGGATGGCTTTGTGCTCAGCACTCCCGAGGCAACCATCATCGATGAGGGAACGGAATACGCAGTATCGTTGGGTGACGAGTCCACGGAGGTTCACGTCTTCGATGGGGCCATCTTGTGGGAGCCCATATCTAACGATGATGCGACTGCGACTGAGCGAATTGAATCCGGTGAATCCCGACGTTATTCAAGATCGCAGCCCGGTCGCGGCGCAGGGATTCCTATTGGACAAAGGCTCTTTGTGCGGCAAATCGAAGCCGAGGTGCGCAATGAAGCCGGGCAGGCATTGCTCGCTTACGACGGGTTTGAAAACCTTGCCGGCCGCATCCAGCGAGATCGCAGCGGCTTCGGTTGGTCCGGCGGTTGGCAATCAGGCCGCCGCGGGCGCGGACAGCTCGGCGAGATCATTAACACCCCCAGCGACACCGTCTTCGGAATCGAGCGATCCGGGCGAAGGCTGTTGCGACTTTCCGCGGGGGAGGCGATTGTTCGCGATTTCGAGAAGCCGTTGCCACTGGACACGGGAAATGCCTATTACGTTAGCTTTCTTTTGAGGCGTTCGGCCGTCAATGAGTTGTCAGAAAGCGCAGCCAATGAATTCTTCGAATTGGCGTTGATCAACGACGGTGAGCGAACTGGTCATCGATCCCGAAAGTGGTTCACGTTTGGAATCACGTCAGCTCGGCAGCCGTTTATCAAGAGTGTTGGCACAATCGCGTCTGCTGCGCGCGTGATCGATGTTGATGAGCACTACTTTTGTATTGGCAAGATACTTGTGACTCACGATCAAGTGACAACGTCGTTTCGAATCTACGACTCATCCGAATCGCTCGACACTCACGAGCCACCGGCGTGGACAGTCGTAGGTAGCACGGGACCATGCGACTTTCGCCTAGCTGGAGTCCGGATCGGCACGGCTCAAGATGCCAAATACGACATCGACGAGTTAAAGATCGGAACGACATGGATGTCAGTAGTCGCAACTCCTTCTGATGGCAAAAAGCCGTCTGAGAATGGAATTGATTAA
- a CDS encoding non-reducing end alpha-L-arabinofuranosidase family hydrolase yields MAWYGGHNQPGVLLMCRNRTTGISVLLLLAISVAAGAEDAEPEWTMSPPLFRLAKSDSDAPATLLDPCAVKHGGQWHVFAGGPGGVMYYPLDDFKPDGAVIRGRKTSAAGLGVPQVYYHRASKKWHMVGQQSYKDGDGKMWFTPVLSVNDTVGDPAGWSKPIPMQVALPLEENKRAAGWMDFYVIFESEKVHLFGTSGGRLWRTETKTAGFPQGWSTPVLALKGNIGLASHTYRQDSDKGPRFFATITSSAQDPESKKHKQLQVSYIAEKLDGPWTPEKDKKDIPYVGFGNCIIADPRWNREIIHGEPLRHESDERMRLETEPAMFVFHAKAKLQDSETAATIDCLGILQRRGQ; encoded by the coding sequence ATGGCTTGGTACGGCGGCCACAACCAGCCTGGAGTCCTTCTTATGTGCCGAAACCGCACCACGGGCATTTCGGTGCTGCTTCTCCTCGCGATTTCCGTTGCGGCCGGGGCCGAAGACGCGGAACCCGAGTGGACGATGTCGCCGCCGCTATTCCGGCTGGCGAAGTCCGACTCCGATGCACCCGCGACGCTGCTCGACCCGTGCGCAGTCAAGCACGGCGGCCAGTGGCACGTGTTCGCGGGTGGCCCGGGCGGCGTGATGTACTATCCGCTGGACGACTTCAAGCCCGACGGCGCGGTCATCCGCGGTCGGAAGACCTCCGCCGCTGGGCTGGGCGTGCCGCAGGTCTACTACCACCGCGCAAGCAAGAAGTGGCACATGGTCGGCCAGCAGTCGTACAAGGACGGTGACGGGAAAATGTGGTTCACTCCAGTGCTGTCAGTCAACGACACGGTGGGCGACCCTGCCGGCTGGTCGAAGCCCATACCGATGCAAGTCGCGCTGCCACTCGAGGAAAACAAGAGAGCTGCGGGGTGGATGGACTTTTACGTCATCTTCGAAAGCGAGAAGGTTCACCTTTTTGGCACATCGGGCGGCCGGCTGTGGCGGACGGAAACGAAGACCGCAGGCTTTCCGCAGGGCTGGTCGACGCCGGTGTTGGCGCTGAAAGGCAATATCGGCCTTGCGAGCCACACATATCGGCAAGACTCAGATAAGGGTCCCCGCTTTTTCGCCACGATCACGTCAAGTGCTCAAGATCCGGAATCGAAAAAGCACAAGCAGCTTCAGGTGAGTTACATCGCGGAGAAACTTGACGGACCTTGGACACCCGAAAAGGACAAGAAGGACATCCCCTACGTCGGATTCGGCAATTGCATCATTGCAGACCCACGATGGAATCGCGAAATCATTCACGGCGAGCCGTTACGTCACGAAAGCGATGAACGAATGAGGCTGGAAACCGAACCAGCGATGTTTGTGTTCCACGCCAAAGCCAAGCTACAGGATTCCGAGACGGCTGCCACAATTGACTGTCTCGGCATTCTTCAACGCAGGGGGCAATAG
- a CDS encoding sigma-70 family RNA polymerase sigma factor: MPDSPNNRESTASDNASDLFVAQLMEHRHRIYSFIAKQLVNPADAEDVFQKTSIVLWKKMQDFDAEGSFFHWACGIAFNEVRNFLTVQRRSRLHFDVELVELLAEEAKCEGELSESRLSALRHCMENLAARQQEILRRSYMGTSTITEVAEELGRERGALYKQLARLKEKLIDCIRVRLAQEGVG, encoded by the coding sequence ATGCCAGACTCTCCCAACAATCGCGAATCAACGGCAAGCGACAACGCCAGCGATCTGTTTGTCGCTCAGCTCATGGAGCATCGACACCGCATCTACTCCTTCATCGCCAAGCAACTTGTTAATCCGGCCGACGCAGAGGACGTGTTTCAGAAGACGAGTATCGTGCTCTGGAAAAAGATGCAGGATTTCGACGCCGAGGGTAGTTTCTTCCACTGGGCGTGCGGCATCGCTTTCAACGAAGTGCGAAACTTTTTGACTGTGCAGCGCCGCAGCCGGCTGCACTTTGACGTGGAATTGGTCGAATTACTGGCCGAAGAAGCCAAATGCGAAGGTGAGCTAAGTGAGTCGCGGTTGTCGGCACTTCGCCATTGCATGGAAAATCTTGCGGCGCGGCAGCAGGAGATTCTTCGCCGCAGTTATATGGGAACGTCAACCATTACTGAGGTCGCAGAGGAACTCGGTCGCGAACGTGGGGCACTCTATAAACAACTCGCGAGACTGAAAGAGAAGCTGATTGACTGTATCCGTGTTCGGCTTGCCCAAGAGGGGGTCGGATAG
- a CDS encoding DUF2271 domain-containing protein: MKQLLASLLLALFASLANGEEFVFHHENVLGTSAELRIHADSRSTANEVERRILAEVDRVARIVSTYDAGSEMRRWIAGELGTKVSPELFELLVRCDEFERLTGGAFNPRVGSASVLWKAASKEGRVPDDNQLQETALQCARAVWKLDASTRQAAILDSAAATLTFDAIAKGFIIDKATLAASKVRGVTGVVVNIGGDLRIAGKESQQVSISSPEDESKPIAVLALRDKAVATSGNYRRFFEIDGRQHSHILDPRSARPVDHSTSVSVIADTAAAADAAATALSVMSVDDSLKWCDAHEGYSCLILDSKGNLHRSRQWPANEKQPASEKQIEFPVSTLLAAADEWPREAKLNFAFELNKPDTDRYRRPYVAVWIEDADGLPVRTLILWLQEGRGARWHRDLKRWFKQDQVRQLVDGKKLIGTVSAATRAPGSYKAVWDGKDDQGKLVKQGKYTLYIEAAREHGTYQLASATVVVGTKKQEGTLRGNAEIKSAAFKYQP, encoded by the coding sequence TTGAAACAACTCTTAGCTTCCTTGCTCCTTGCACTGTTCGCGTCTCTTGCCAATGGCGAGGAGTTTGTATTTCATCACGAGAATGTGCTCGGCACTTCGGCCGAGTTGCGCATTCACGCCGATTCGCGTTCGACTGCCAACGAGGTGGAGCGGCGAATTCTAGCCGAAGTCGATCGCGTTGCCCGAATTGTTAGCACCTATGATGCTGGCAGTGAAATGCGCCGTTGGATTGCTGGCGAACTCGGTACAAAGGTCTCACCGGAACTATTCGAACTCCTCGTTCGCTGCGATGAATTCGAGCGGCTAACCGGCGGAGCGTTCAATCCGCGAGTTGGATCTGCCTCGGTTCTTTGGAAAGCAGCAAGTAAAGAGGGGAGAGTTCCCGACGACAACCAACTTCAAGAGACGGCGCTGCAATGCGCTCGTGCAGTCTGGAAACTTGACGCTTCGACGCGTCAAGCGGCGATTCTCGATTCGGCTGCAGCAACATTAACGTTCGACGCAATCGCAAAAGGCTTCATCATCGACAAGGCGACACTTGCTGCCTCAAAAGTGCGTGGCGTGACTGGCGTCGTCGTGAACATCGGTGGCGATTTGCGGATAGCCGGCAAAGAATCGCAGCAGGTCTCAATTAGCTCACCAGAGGATGAGTCCAAGCCGATCGCTGTCCTAGCACTCCGCGACAAAGCTGTCGCGACGAGCGGGAACTACCGGCGTTTCTTTGAAATTGATGGCCGCCAACACAGTCACATCCTGGATCCGCGATCAGCCCGCCCCGTCGATCACTCGACCAGTGTCAGTGTGATCGCTGACACAGCCGCTGCAGCGGATGCCGCGGCAACAGCGCTGAGCGTCATGTCTGTTGATGACTCGCTGAAATGGTGTGATGCCCATGAGGGTTATAGTTGTCTGATTCTAGATTCCAAGGGCAATCTGCATCGCAGTCGTCAGTGGCCGGCCAATGAAAAACAGCCCGCGAGTGAAAAGCAGATCGAATTTCCAGTTTCAACCCTCCTGGCTGCAGCCGACGAATGGCCCCGCGAAGCGAAGCTGAATTTTGCATTTGAATTAAACAAACCGGATACAGACCGATATCGACGGCCGTATGTCGCCGTGTGGATTGAGGACGCGGACGGGCTTCCAGTCAGAACACTGATTCTTTGGCTGCAGGAAGGCCGCGGGGCCCGCTGGCATCGGGACCTGAAACGATGGTTCAAACAGGATCAAGTTCGTCAATTGGTGGACGGCAAGAAACTAATCGGGACGGTGTCCGCCGCCACCAGGGCGCCCGGGAGTTACAAGGCCGTCTGGGACGGCAAAGACGATCAAGGCAAGCTCGTAAAGCAGGGCAAGTACACTCTCTACATAGAGGCCGCTCGCGAACATGGTACCTACCAGTTGGCAAGTGCAACCGTTGTGGTGGGTACAAAGAAGCAGGAAGGGACACTCAGGGGAAACGCGGAAATCAAATCGGCCGCGTTTAAGTACCAGCCATGA
- a CDS encoding PepSY-associated TM helix domain-containing protein → MSNVPYDDRASVANTFTGRRNRFSSLIAKWTRWLHIYVSMISLTIVLFFGITGITLNHPSWFGGDDEFVRECAGKLNPDWLRGIDSTATSLNSTSVARLEIVEHLRRIDRVRGAVGEFTVNSDQIAVTFRAPAYSADVSIDRDSGEYDLVETSLGTIAWLNDLHKGRDSGDGWSWIIDASAILMTVVSLTGLLLMFYVKRHRNAGLVSALVGAVVVMVVYFIFVPK, encoded by the coding sequence ATGAGCAACGTGCCCTACGACGATCGCGCGTCCGTCGCGAACACATTTACGGGAAGGCGGAATCGCTTCTCTTCACTGATTGCGAAGTGGACGCGCTGGCTACATATCTATGTCTCAATGATCTCGTTAACCATCGTTTTGTTCTTCGGAATAACAGGGATCACACTCAATCACCCATCATGGTTTGGCGGTGACGATGAGTTTGTGCGGGAATGCGCCGGAAAATTGAATCCCGATTGGCTGCGCGGAATCGACAGCACCGCTACTTCATTGAATTCCACATCTGTTGCACGACTTGAGATCGTCGAACACTTGAGACGTATTGATCGAGTACGCGGTGCTGTTGGAGAGTTTACAGTCAATAGCGATCAGATCGCGGTGACATTTCGCGCGCCCGCTTACTCGGCTGATGTCTCTATCGACCGCGATTCGGGAGAGTACGACCTTGTTGAAACATCTCTCGGCACGATTGCATGGCTTAACGATCTGCACAAGGGGCGCGATAGTGGTGACGGTTGGAGTTGGATCATTGATGCCTCGGCGATCTTGATGACAGTGGTTTCGCTGACAGGGCTACTACTGATGTTTTACGTTAAGCGACACCGCAACGCTGGCTTGGTCTCAGCACTTGTTGGTGCCGTAGTGGTAATGGTCGTCTATTTCATATTTGTTCCGAAGTAG
- a CDS encoding linear amide C-N hydrolase, translating into MDFEVRQPGRHRLQHRHHEGVNEKGLCAHVLYLAGVCDYGKRDPKVEGIGVMQWAQYYLDNYATVAKAVEAAKTIPFQIETLVLPNGFPTLIHMSIADTSGDSAVIEYIDGKAKVYHDKRFTVMTNEPTYDKQIENLKQYRTFGGDKPLPGERTPTDRFVRAAYYAENLPKPANRDEGAAYTFSVIRNVSVPFGKPDPKKPNVSSTIFRTVQDLTGGRYYFESTYAPNVVWIDITKLDFSKGLPETELKVEKEILKLSGDVTDKLEKAKPFVFGMNKR; encoded by the coding sequence GTGGACTTCGAAGTACGGCAGCCTGGTCGTCACCGGCTACAACATCGGCACCACGAGGGAGTCAATGAGAAGGGGCTATGCGCCCACGTCCTTTACCTCGCCGGCGTGTGTGACTACGGCAAACGCGATCCCAAGGTGGAAGGGATCGGCGTGATGCAGTGGGCTCAGTACTACCTGGACAACTACGCGACCGTGGCCAAGGCCGTCGAAGCGGCGAAGACCATCCCGTTCCAGATCGAAACGCTGGTGCTGCCGAACGGTTTCCCGACGTTGATTCACATGTCGATTGCCGACACGTCGGGCGACTCGGCGGTGATCGAGTACATCGACGGCAAGGCCAAGGTGTACCACGACAAGCGGTTCACCGTGATGACCAACGAGCCGACCTACGACAAGCAGATCGAGAACCTGAAACAGTACCGCACCTTCGGCGGGGACAAGCCGCTGCCCGGCGAGCGGACACCGACGGACCGTTTCGTGCGGGCGGCATACTACGCCGAAAACCTGCCGAAGCCCGCCAACCGCGACGAAGGGGCGGCCTATACGTTCAGCGTCATCAGGAATGTGTCGGTTCCCTTCGGCAAACCTGACCCCAAGAAGCCGAACGTCTCCAGCACTATTTTCCGGACCGTGCAGGATCTGACCGGCGGCCGCTACTACTTCGAGAGCACGTACGCGCCCAACGTGGTCTGGATCGACATTACCAAGCTCGACTTCAGCAAAGGTCTGCCCGAAACGGAATTGAAGGTCGAGAAAGAGATTCTCAAACTCAGTGGCGACGTGACTGACAAACTGGAGAAGGCGAAGCCGTTCGTATTCGGCATGAACAAGCGTTAA